From the genome of Streptomyces sp. NBC_00523:
ATCCCCGTCTGGGAGGCGCTGGAGGCCGAAGGGCTGATCACCCGCCTGCTGCCCGACTGGGAACGCGTCCACTGCCGCCCCCAGCGCAACCCCGTCCACACCTGGACCGTCGACCGCCACCTGGTCGAGGCGGCCGTCCGCGCCGCCTCGCTCACCCGCCGCGTCGGCCGCCCCGACCTCCTCCTCGTCGCCGCCCTGCTGCACGACATCGGCAAGGGCTGGCCCGGCGACCACTCCGTCGCCGGGGAGGTCATCGCCCGCGACATGGCCGCCCGCATCGGCTTCGACCAGCACGACGTGGGCGTCATCGCCACCCTCGTACGCCACCACCTGCTGCTCATCGAGACCGCCACCCGGCGCGATCTGGACGACCCGGCCACCGTCCGCGCCGTCGCCGACGCCGTCGGCAGCGCCGCGACCCTGGAACTGCTGCACGCCCTCACCGAGGCCGACGCGCTCGCCACCGGGCCCGCCGCCTGGTCCGCCTGGCGCGCCTCCCTCGTCACCGAACTCGTCAAACGCGTCGCCCAGGTCCTGGCGGGGGAGGCCCCCGAAGAGCCCGAGCCGGCCGCCCCCAGCGCCGAGCAGGAACGCCTCGCGATCGAGGCGCTGCGCACCGGCACCCCCGTCCTCGCCCTGCACACCCGGCCCGAGACCCCGCACGAGGAGGACGGCCCGGAACCGGTCGGCGTCGAACTCCTCATCGCGCTGCGCGACCGGCCAGGCGTGCTGCCCGCCGCCGCGGGCGTCCTCGCCCTGCACCGCCTCACCGTCCGCGCCGCCGACCTGCGCGCCGTGGAGCTGCCCACGGAGCTGGGGGACTCCGCGGACCTGCTGCTGCTCAGCTGGCGCGTCGCCGCCGAATACGGCTCGCTGCCCCGGGCGGACCGGCTCCGCGCCGACCTCGTACGCGCCCTGGACGGCACCCTGGACATCCCCGCCCGCCTCGCCGAGCGGGAGGCGGCCTACCCCCGGCGGCGCGGTGTGAAGGCGCCGCCGCCCCGGGTGACGGTGGCCCCGGCGGGCTCCCGGCTCGCCACGGTGATCGAGGTCCGCGCGCAGGACGCCCCGGGACTGCTGCACCGCATCGGGCAGGCCCTGGAGCGGAGCGCGGTACGGGTGCGGAGCGCGCATGTGTCCACGCTGGGGGCGAACGCGGTGGACGCCTTCTACGTCACGGACACCGACGGGGAGCCGCTGCCGGCGGCGCGGGCGGCGGAGCTGGCCCGGGAGGTCGAGAAGGCGCTCGGCTGAGACCGGAACCGGGCGAGGTCTTGGCGTTCCCCGGCGTCCGGATACCCTGGGAACCTACTGACCCGACCCGCCCCCGACCCTGAGGACCGACGAGCGCCGTGTTCGATACTCTCTCCGACCGCCTTGCCGCGACTTTCAAGAACCTCCGGGGCAAGGGCCGCTTGTCCGAGGCGGACATCGACGCCACGGCTCGCGAGATCCGTATCGCCCTGCTCGAAGCCGATGTGGCGCTGCCCGTCGTCCGGTCCTTCATCGCCAACGTCAAGGAGCGGGCGCGCGGCGTAGAGGTCTCCCAGGCCCTCAACCCCGCCCAGCAGGTCGTCAAGATCGTCAACGAGGAGCTCATCTCCATCCTCGGTGGCGAGACCCGGCGGCTGCGGTTCGCGAAGAACCCGCCCACCGTGATCATGCTCGCCGGTCTCCAGGGTGCCGGTAAGACGACCCTCGCCGGAAAGCTCGGCCTCTGGCTCAAGGGCCAGGGCCACTCCCCGCTGCTCGTCGCCTGCGACCTCCAGCGCCCCAACGCCGTCAACCAGCTGAGCGTCGTCGCCGACCGCGCCGGTGTCGCGGTGTACGCCCCCCAGCCGGGCAACGGCGTCGGCGACCCGGTCCAGGTCGCCAAGGACTCCATCGAGTACGCCCGGTCCAAGCAGTACGACGTTGTGATCGTGGACACCGCAGGCCGCCTCGGCATCGACCAGGAGCTGATGCAGCAGGCCGCGGACATCCGCGACGCCGTCAGCCCGGACGAGATCCTGTTCGTGGTCGACGCGATGATCGGTCAGGACGCGGTCAACACCGCCGAGGCGTTCCGCGACGGCGTCGGCTTCGACGGCGTGGTGCTCTCCAAGCTCGACGGTGACGCCCGCGGTGGTGCCGCCCTGTCGATCGCCCACGTCACGGGCAAGCAGATCATGTTCGCCTCGAACGGCGAGAAGCTGGACGAGTTCGACGCGTTCCACCCGGACCGCATGGCGTCCCGAATCCTCGACATGGGTGACCTGCTCACCCTGATCGAGCAGGCGGAGAAGACCTTCAGCCAGGAAGAGGCCGCCAAAATGGCCTCCAAGCTGGCGTCCAGCAAGGGCAAGGACTTCACGTTCGACGACTTCCTGGCCCAGATGGAGCAGGTCAGGAAGATGGGCTCCATCTCCAAGCTGCTCGGCATGCTGCCCGGCATGGGGCAGATCAAGGACCAGATCAACAACATCGACGAGCGCGACATCGACCGCATGGCCGCGATCATCAAGTCGATGACCCCGAAGGAACGTGCCGAACCGACGATCATCAACGGCTCGCGCCGGGCCCGTATCGCCAAGGGTTCCGGTTCCGATGTCTCCGCCGTCAAGGGACTGGTCGAGCGGTTCTTCGAGGCCCGCAAGATGATGTCGAAGATGGCCCAGGGCGGCGGCATGCCGGGGATGCCCGGGATGCCGGGCATGGGCGGCGGGCCCGGCCGGCAGAAGAAGCAGGTCAAGCAGGCCAAGGGCAAGCGCAAGAGCGGCAACCCGATGAAGCGCAAGGCCGAGGAGCAGGCCGCGGCCGCCCGCCGGGAGGCCGCGCAGAACGGCGTCCCCGGCCTCCCGGCCGGGCAGGACGCCCAGAACTTCGAGCTGCCCGACGAGTTCAAGAAGTTCATGGGCTGACGCTCGCGTCACGTCATGCCTGAGGGGCGCTCACCGTACGCGGTGGGCGCCCCTCAGGCGTACGGTCACGTCGTGCAGACCAGGTACCGGAACACGTTGGACATCCACACCGTGCCGTCCGGCCGCCGGTGCGGGTGCAGCGCCTCGGCGAGCTCCTTCTCCACCTGCCACCGGTCCGTCGCCCGGACCGCCGCCTCGAACAGCCGGGTCGACAGCAGGCCGCGTACCGCGCTGTCCATGTCCGCGTAACCGAACGGGCAGGCCACCCGGCCGGAGCCGTCCGGCCGCAGCCCGGCCCTGAAGGCCACGTCCTCCAGATCGTCGCGGCGCGGTCCGCGCCAGCCGCCGCCCGGTCCGCGCCCGTCGTCGGCGAGCCGCCCGGCCACCCGGAGCACCGACTCCGTGGCACACCGCTCCGGCGGGCCCCAGCCGGTCAGGACGACCGTGGCGCGCCGGTCCGCCGACGGCACCGCGGTCTCCAGCGCCCGCACCAGCTCCTCGCCGTCGCCCGCCTCGCAGCCGATCGGGGTGAACGCGGTGATCAGGTGGTGCGGCCCGCCGTCCGCCGCCTCGGCGACGCTCTCCGTGAGCAGCGGGGCGGCGGCCGGCGCGCCGTGGTCCTCCGGCGCGGGCAGCAGCCGGGTCCTGGCGAGGGCGAGGCGGTCCGGGTCGGTGTCCACGCCGGTGACCGAGGCGCCCCGGCCCACGGCCATCAGCAGCGCCAGGCCGGAGCCGCAGCCGAGCGAGAGCATCCGCGTGGCGGGCCCCACCTCCAGCCGCGTGTACACCGCTTCGTACAGCGGTGCCAGCATCCGTTCCTGGATCTCCGCCCAGTCGCGGGCGCGGGTGGCGCCGTCCGCGAGGGCGGACGACTCCGTGTGCCGGTGGTGCCGAACGAGCGTTGGTGTCATGGAATGCGCCCCAATCCGCCGAGGTTGCCGGTTCTGCCGATCGGTCGTGCCCGAGTGGACGGCCGTGCCGTCCGGTGACGCGCGCTCCCCCGTATGCCAGAGAACTGCGCATCCGCCGCCGCGTCCAGAGGTCTGCGGGGCGTGGTTGTCCGCACTGCCGTCCGGCGCACGACGGCACCGGCGCACCCGGACGGCGGGGACGCCCCGGGGGGTCCGTCCCGTCCTCTGCCGGTCCAGTCTCACCCGACACGCCGGTGGGGGCACGTCGAGCACGTCAGGGCGGTGCGGGTACCCTCGCCCCTGCCGCCCGCCCCCGGAGGGGGCGCGTACCGTCTCCACGCGCGCAGGCGTACGCGCCGCTACGTACCGGCTTGGTGCGAGCTGTGAGGCTTCTCCGCAGATCAGCGCACCCGCCCTGCGTCGCGACGCATGAAGGTCAACCGACTGGTACGTGCAAAATATTTGGGATGGCCCGGAATCGGAACACCGAGGGCCCCGCGCTCGTTGGTCACGACGTGAGCACGACACCACCTGTACTTGCCGCAGAGCTGGCGCAGGCGTGGGCCGACATTCAGCGGTACCACCCCGAGCTGCCCGATCTCGCCGCACCCGAGTCCCTGATCGGAGAGTCCTCGTCCGCCTGTGGCGCCGAGCTCTCCTTCGAGCGACTGCTCCACGAGGCAGTCCACGGCATCGCCGCCGCCAGAGGTGTCCGCGACACCTCGCGCGCCGGCCGCTATCACAACCGACGATTCCTGGCGATCGCCGAGGAGCTGGGCCTCGACCATGCCGAGGAGCCCCATCCCAGCAGCGGCTTCTCGCTGGTCACGCTCAACCCCGAGGCCAAGCGCCGCTACCGGCCGACGACGGAGCGGCTGCAGCGCGCCCTCAAGGCGCACACCGTGGCCACCGCCGCCGACACCAAGCGCTCCTTCCGCGGCCCGGCCGCCCGGCACGGCTCCTCCGGAGGGGGCGTGCGGGTCAAGGCCGTCTGCGACTGCGGACGCAATGTGCGCGTGGTCCCCTCGGTCCTCGCCCAGGCGCCGATCGTCTGCGGCGGCTGCGGAAAGCCGTTCCGGATCCCGGAGACCGCGGTCGCGGTGGGGTGAGCCGATGGGGTGTGGCACAATGGCTAGCTGTACTCGACAGTCGCACAGGACCCCTCTCTCCTCCGGCTGACGCGTCCATCGGGCACCCGAGTACCGCAACCCCACGTGGCATCTTCGTTGTGCCCAACCACGTCATAGACCAGGAGACACCACTTCCGTGGCAGTCAAGATCAAGCTGAAGCGTCTGGGCAAGATCCGTTCGCCTCACTACCGCATCGTCGTCGCCGACTCCCGTACCCGCCGTGACGGCCGGGCCATCGAGGAGATCGGTCTGTACCACCCGGTGCAGAACCCGTCGCGCATCGAGGTCAACTCGGAGCGTGCGCAGTACTGGCTGTCCGTCGGCGCCCAGCCGACCGAGCCGGTTCTCGCGATCCTGAAGCTCACCGGTGACTGGCAGGCGCACAAGGGCCTCCCGGCCCCCGCGCCGCTGCTGCAGCCGGAGCCCAAGGCCGACAAGCGCGCCCTGTTCGAGGCCCTCTCCAGCGATGGTGAGGAGTCGAAGGGCGAGGCCATCACGCCGAAGGCGAAGAAGGCCGACAAGAAGGCGGACGAGGCTGCTGCCGCCTCCGCCGAGTCGACCGAGGCCTGAGCATGCTCGAGGAGGCTCTCGAGCACCTCGTGAAAGGCATCGTCGACAACCCCGATGATGTGCAGGTCGCCTCGCGCAACCTGCGCCGTGGCCGCGTGCTCGAGGTCCGGGTCCACCCCGACGACCTCGGCAAGGTGATCGGCCGCAACGGCCGCACCGCACGCGCGCTGCGTACCGTCGTGGGCGCCATCGGCGGCCGTGGCATCCGCGTCGACCTCGTCGACGTGGACCAGGTTCGCTGACAGAAGTTGAACACCGGCACGGGCCGGGGAGGGCCAAGCGCCCGCCCCGGCCCGTCGTCGTACGACAGGAGAGACACAAGGTGCAGTTGGTAGTCGCGCGGATCGGCCGCGCCCACGGCATCAAGGGCGAGGTCACCGTCGAGGTGCGCACGGACGAGCCGGAGCTGCGGCTCGCGCCCGGCGCCGTCCTGGCCACCGACCCCGCCACGACGGGCCCGTTGACGATCGAGACCGGCCGGGTGCACAGCGGCAGGCTGCTGCTGCGCTTCGAGGGCGTGA
Proteins encoded in this window:
- the ffh gene encoding signal recognition particle protein, translated to MFDTLSDRLAATFKNLRGKGRLSEADIDATAREIRIALLEADVALPVVRSFIANVKERARGVEVSQALNPAQQVVKIVNEELISILGGETRRLRFAKNPPTVIMLAGLQGAGKTTLAGKLGLWLKGQGHSPLLVACDLQRPNAVNQLSVVADRAGVAVYAPQPGNGVGDPVQVAKDSIEYARSKQYDVVIVDTAGRLGIDQELMQQAADIRDAVSPDEILFVVDAMIGQDAVNTAEAFRDGVGFDGVVLSKLDGDARGGAALSIAHVTGKQIMFASNGEKLDEFDAFHPDRMASRILDMGDLLTLIEQAEKTFSQEEAAKMASKLASSKGKDFTFDDFLAQMEQVRKMGSISKLLGMLPGMGQIKDQINNIDERDIDRMAAIIKSMTPKERAEPTIINGSRRARIAKGSGSDVSAVKGLVERFFEARKMMSKMAQGGGMPGMPGMPGMGGGPGRQKKQVKQAKGKRKSGNPMKRKAEEQAAAARREAAQNGVPGLPAGQDAQNFELPDEFKKFMG
- the rpsP gene encoding 30S ribosomal protein S16 — translated: MAVKIKLKRLGKIRSPHYRIVVADSRTRRDGRAIEEIGLYHPVQNPSRIEVNSERAQYWLSVGAQPTEPVLAILKLTGDWQAHKGLPAPAPLLQPEPKADKRALFEALSSDGEESKGEAITPKAKKADKKADEAAAASAESTEA
- a CDS encoding RNA-binding protein, yielding MLEEALEHLVKGIVDNPDDVQVASRNLRRGRVLEVRVHPDDLGKVIGRNGRTARALRTVVGAIGGRGIRVDLVDVDQVR
- a CDS encoding [protein-PII] uridylyltransferase; amino-acid sequence: MTSIEATTESEDSRPSGYAAARLSLLQEKERPGPPRRAALAALTDDWLTALFTGAAQHAGVRGAALVAVGGYGRGELSPRSDLDLLLLHDGTADAAAVAALADRIWYPVWDLGLALDHSVRTPAEARRTAGEDLKVQLGLLDARPVAGDLGLVAALRTAILADWRNQAPKRLPDLHELCRERAERHGELRFLLEPDLKEARGGLRDVTALRAVAASWVADAPREGLAEARRTLLDARDALHLTTGRATDRLALQEQDQVAQALGLLDADALLRQVYEAARTVSYATDVTWREVNRVLRARSARPRLRALLGGGRTPAPDRTPLADGVVEADGEVVLARTARPERDPVLVLRAAAAAAQSGLPLSRHVVRHLATTAQPLPVPWPAEAREELVTLLGAGEATIPVWEALEAEGLITRLLPDWERVHCRPQRNPVHTWTVDRHLVEAAVRAASLTRRVGRPDLLLVAALLHDIGKGWPGDHSVAGEVIARDMAARIGFDQHDVGVIATLVRHHLLLIETATRRDLDDPATVRAVADAVGSAATLELLHALTEADALATGPAAWSAWRASLVTELVKRVAQVLAGEAPEEPEPAAPSAEQERLAIEALRTGTPVLALHTRPETPHEEDGPEPVGVELLIALRDRPGVLPAAAGVLALHRLTVRAADLRAVELPTELGDSADLLLLSWRVAAEYGSLPRADRLRADLVRALDGTLDIPARLAEREAAYPRRRGVKAPPPRVTVAPAGSRLATVIEVRAQDAPGLLHRIGQALERSAVRVRSAHVSTLGANAVDAFYVTDTDGEPLPAARAAELAREVEKALG
- a CDS encoding SAM-dependent methyltransferase; protein product: MTPTLVRHHRHTESSALADGATRARDWAEIQERMLAPLYEAVYTRLEVGPATRMLSLGCGSGLALLMAVGRGASVTGVDTDPDRLALARTRLLPAPEDHGAPAAAPLLTESVAEAADGGPHHLITAFTPIGCEAGDGEELVRALETAVPSADRRATVVLTGWGPPERCATESVLRVAGRLADDGRGPGGGWRGPRRDDLEDVAFRAGLRPDGSGRVACPFGYADMDSAVRGLLSTRLFEAAVRATDRWQVEKELAEALHPHRRPDGTVWMSNVFRYLVCTT